A region from the Neurospora crassa OR74A linkage group V, whole genome shotgun sequence genome encodes:
- a CDS encoding 4-carboxymuconolactone decarboxylase — MSISLKHLFRSSLPHRLSSSYTRLTRLPSSPLTNTTRSLTTTPPTKMRLPYIPNPPPTSSDAEQAIVDRITARRAPRPLQPLDLTLLHSPPVADGWNSFLGAIRTQTLLPADERELAISRVAVCNGAWYEWHHHAPLAVQAGVSEGEDGLGVVKRQEPLLIEEGDQKKGGLNERQWAAVCLTDEMTRNVKVRDETFERVRELFSEREVVELTAIIACYNCVSRFLVALDVGERNGTGPDDAAH; from the exons ATGTCCATCTCCCTCAAACATCTCTTCCGTAGTTCACTACCACACCGGCTATCATCCTCTTACACACGACTTACACGACTTCCGTCGTCACCactcaccaacaccaccagatcactcaccaccaccccacccACCAAAATGCGTCTCCCCTACATCCCCAACCCCCCACCCACCTCTTCGGACGCCGAACAAGCCATCGTCGACCGCATCACCGCCCGCCGCGCCCCCCGTCCCCTCCAACCCTTGGACCTGACCCTGCTCCACTCCCCGCCCGTCGCCGACGGCTGGAACTCCTTCCTGGGCGCCATCCGCACGCAAACCCTTCTTCCCGCCGACGAGCGCGAGCTAGCCATTTCCCGCGTGGCCGTCTGCAACGGCGCCTGGTACGAGTGGCACCACCATGCGCCCCTGGCCGTTCAGGCGGGCGTCAgcgagggcgaggatggtCTGGGCGTGGTCAAGAGGCAGGAACCGCTGCTGATTGAGGAAGGGGACCAGAAGAAGGGAGGGTTGAACGAGAGGCAGTGGGCGGCGGTGTGCTTGACGGATGAGATGACGAGGAATGTCAAGGTGCGGGATGAGACGTTTGAGAGGGTTAGAGAGTTGTTTAGCgagagggaggtggtggagttgACTGCGATT ATCGCTTGCTACAACTGCGTGAGCCGTTTCCTTGTTGCGCTGGATG TTGGAGAGAGAAACGGCACTGGTCCGGACGATGCGGCTCACTGA
- the prk-11 gene encoding serine/threonine-protein kinase BUD32: MDPSPQSPPTKKRKMATSTSTSTAAPAVVEEHQFPLPPILTHPSAAPPTLITQGAEGRLYKTTFFSPDIPCALKYRPPKPYRHPVLDARLTKARLAFEAKVLERCRREGVPVPAVYAQNAAAGWIAVEWIEGAPVRVKINEWLGQRPKNEEEERSAAEQDQGPLIELMKRIGAAIAGLHRTGVVHGDLTTSNMMLRPHTNKTTSSEQTNGVSKEEEKAKLLEGDVVIIDFGLANQSQSDEDRATDLYVLERAFASTHPRAENLFEHLLESYKQSFKKGASVLHKLEDVRMRGRKRSMIG; the protein is encoded by the coding sequence ATGGACCCCTCTCCTCAATCACCCCCCACCAAAAAGCGCAAAATGgcgacctcaacctcaacttcTACCGCCGCCCCCGCGGTTGTCGAAGAACACCAATTCCCCCTCCCGCCGATCCTCACCCACCCCTCCGCCGCCCCTCCCACCCTCATCACACAAGGCGCCGAAGGCCGTCTCTACAAAAcaaccttcttctctcccgACATCCCCTGCGCACTCAAGTACCGACCCCCCAAGCCCTACCGGCACCCGGTTCTCGACGCCCGCCTGACCAAAGCCCGCCTCGCCTTCGAGGCCAAAGTCCTCGAGCGGTGCCGGCGCGAGGGCGTTCCCGTGCCTGCCGTGTACGCCCAGAACGCGGCGGCGGGCTGGATCGCGGTGGAATGGATTGAGGGTGCGCCGGTGCGAGTGAAGATCAACGAGTGGTTGGGGCAGAGGCCGAagaatgaggaggaggaaaggtcAGCCGCGGAGCAAGATCAAGGACCGTTGATCgagttgatgaagaggatcGGGGCCGCGATAGCGGGGCTGCATAGGACGGGTGTGGTGCATGGAGATTTGACGACTAGTAATATGATGTTGAGGCCACACACGAACAAGACGACGAGTAGCGAGCAGACGAATGGAGTGagcaaagaagaggaaaaggccaAGTTGCTGGAGGGAGACGTGGTGATCATTGACTTTGGCTTGGCGAACCAGAGCCAGTCGGACGAAGACCGGGCGACGGATTTGTATGTCCTCGAGAGGGCGTTCGCGAGCACACACCCCCGGGCGGAGAACCTGTTTGAGCACTTGCTGGAGTCATACAAGCAGAGCTTCAAGAAGGGAGCGTCTGTGTTACATAAGTTGGAGGATGTGAGGATGcgtgggaggaagaggagcatGATTGGGTAA
- a CDS encoding protein phosphatase 2C isoform gamma, with translation MGQTLSEPVVEKASATGGDERLIYGVSAMQGWRISMEDAHTTVLDLLANNPKEAKDHSQKLSFFGVFDGHGGDKVALFAGANIHDIIAKQDTFKTGNYEQALKDGFLATDRAILNDPKYEEEVSGCTACVGLITDEKIFVANAGDSRSVLGVKGRAKPLSFDHKPQNEGEKARITAAGGFVDFGRVNGNLALSRAIGDFEFKKSAELAPEQQIVTAYPDVMVHDLADDDEFLVLACDGIWDCQSSQAVVEFVRRGIAAKQDLDKICENMMDNCLASNSETGGVGCDNMTMIIVGFLRGRTKEEWYEEIAKRVANGDGPCAPPEYAEFRGPGVHHNFDDSDSGYDLEDNGNKGKPFGMGGYKGRIIFLGDGTEVLTDADDTEMFDNVDEDKDLASQVSKSPSSITTNDQDQKEQAAVAAAAADNSTQNAKKEETSSPAKA, from the exons ATGGGCCAGACGCTTTCTGAGCCCGTCGTCGAAAAG GCGTCGGCAACTGGCGGGGATGAGCGGCTCATCTACGGCGTGTCGGCCATGCAGGGCTGGCGTATCAGCATGGAGGATGCGCACACGACAGTCCTCGACCTACTAGCCAACAACcccaaggaggccaaggaccACAGTCAAAAGCTCTCCTTCTTCGGCGTTTTTGACGGCCACGGCGGCGACAAGGTAGCATTATTCGCGGGCGCCAACATCCACGACATCATTGCGAAGCAGGACACATTTAAGACCGGCAACTACGAGCAGGCCCTCAAGGACGGCTTTTTGGCAACTGACCGGGCAATTCTAAATG ATCCCAAatacgaggaggaggtttcTGGGTGCACCGCATGCGTCGGTCTTATTACCGATGAAAAAATCTTTGTG GCCAACGCTGGCGATTCGAGATCCGTACTGGGCGTAAAGGGCCGCGCGAAACCTTTGTCTTTCGACCACAAGCCCCAGAATGAAG GCGAGAAGGCTCGTATCACTGCTGCTGGCGGTTTCGTCGACTTTGGTCGCGTGAACGGAAATTTGGCTCTCTCGAGAGCTATTGGCGATTTTGAGTTCAAGAAGAGCGCCGAGCTGGCACCCGAGCAGCAGATCGTTACCGCATACCCCGATGTTATGGTCCACGACTTggccgacgatgacgagttCCTCGTACTTGCTTGCGACG GTATCTGGGATTGCCAGTCTTCCCAAGCGGTTGTCGAGTTCGTCAGGCGAGGCATTGCCGCCAAGCAGGATTTGGACAAGATCTGTGAAAACATGATGGACAACTGCCTGGCCTCCAACTCGGAGACGGGCGGCGTTGGTTGCGACAACATGACCATGATCATTGTTGGTTTCCTCAGGGGACGGACTAAGGAGGAGTGGTATGAGGAAATTGCCAAGCGCGTCGCCAACGGTGACGGTCCTTGCGCTCCTCCCGAATATG CTGAGTTCCGCGGTCCTGGTGTGCATCACAACTTTGATGATAGTGACAGCGGGTATGATCTCGAGGACAACGGAAACAAGGGCAAGCCCTTTGGCATGGGCGGCTACAAGGGccgcatcatcttcctcggcgACGGAACCGAGGTGCTGACCGACGCCGACGACACTGAAATGTTTGATAACGTGGATGAGGACAAGGATCTCGCCAGCCAAGTCTCCAAATCACCCTCAAGCATAACAACGAACGACCAGGACCAGAAGGAGCAGGCCGCCGttgctgcggcggcggcggacaaCAGCACACAAaacgccaagaaggaggagacaaGCTCGCCGGCTAAGGCTTAG
- a CDS encoding AP-1 complex subunit theta-1, which yields MAIHYLILLSRQGKVRLAKWFTTLSPKDKAKIVKDVSQLVLARRTRMCNFLEYKDTKIVYRRYASLFFIAGCSSEDNELITLEIIHRYVEQMDKYYGNVCELDIIFSFTKAYYILDELLLAGELQESSKKNVLRCISQQDALEDMEVEDEVTKIM from the exons atggcTATTCA CTATCTAATCCTCCTCTCGCGCCAGGGCAAAGTG CGCCTGGCCAAATGGTTCACCACTCTGTCTCCCAAGGACAAGGCCAAGATCGTCAAGGACGTTTCCCAGCTTGTCCTGGCTAGGAGGACTCGCATGTGCAACTTTCTCGAATACAAAG ATACCAAGATTGTCTACCGCCGATATGCCTCGCTTTTCTTCATCGCCGGATGCTCCTCCGAGGACAACGAGCTGATCACCCTCGAGATCATCCATCGCTATGTCGAGCAGATGGACAAGTACTACGGCAACGTCTGCGAGCTCGACATCATTTTCTCCTTTACCAAAGCCTACTACATCCTCGACGAGCTCCTGCTGGCGGGAGAGTTGCAGGAAAGCAGCAAGAAGAATGTCCTACGATGCATATCGCAACAAGACGCCTTAGAGGACATGGAG GTCGAGGATGAAGTCACAAAGATCATGTAA
- a CDS encoding mitogen-activated protein kinase MAF1, which translates to MKFLSLPAIDVVTSALNFDTPDCHITGSCDLYTTKAAGSDKRLYKNIQQSLQTQHDNLIKFGKSLSPPQRDSIADTVNFERSSPFGSLNEKANRNTYAYLIATLNASHPDYDFSNVLRPDDFKREKELRRVMAHIDSTLQSVRPNSSFLDVTIPGMGTSPAAASSFGSSGLAMSPVWGPGMWASIDKEMDLKDCSIFSYQPADAPFDEEEGAIWALHYFFFNKTLKRVCYLYVRGMPVMSHSPRIPGHHAIISAKGGLVRPRRALYGIDEELDDAGANKRARYWLGDQFAERVMADDDDMEADDGLIWNRDADGDVNCNYHDDDYDDYDIESLGDYDEDEDLEDAEEDDHDNKNTNGGRSQASAAKGGWRSENVPYRGVSEDIASRMEIDV; encoded by the exons ATGAAG TTTCTATCTCTTCCTGCGATAGATGTTGTGACGAGCGCCCTGAACTTCGACACACCAGACTGTCACATCACCGGCAGCTGCGATCTATACACCACCAAGGCTGCGGGTTCCGACAAGCGCCTCTACAAGAACATCCAACAGTCCCTCCAAACTCAGCATGACAACCTCATCAAGTTTGGCAAGTCCCTGTCACCACCACAGCGCGATTCAATCGCCGACACCGTCAACTTTGAGCGGTCTTCACCATTCGGCTCGCTCAACGAAAAGGCCAACCGAAACACATACGCATACCTAATAGCCACTCTTAATGCGTCGCATCCCGACTACGACTTCTCCAATGTCCTGCGACCCGACGACTTTAAGCGCGAGAAAGAGTTGCGCCGCGTCATGGCCCACATAGATAGCACTCTGCAAAGCGTGCGGCCCAATTCATCTTTCCTAGACGTCACAATCCCTGGCATGGGCAcctcgcccgccgccgcctcgaGTTTCGGCTCCTCAGGCCTCGCCATGTCACCCGTCTGGGGCCCTGGCATGTGGGCATCCATCGATAAAGAGATGGATCTCAAGGACTGCTCCATCTTCTCGTACCAACCGGCCGACGCCCCAtttgacgaggaagaaggcgccATTTGGGCCCTCCactacttcttcttcaacaagaCTCTCAAGCGCGTCTGCTACCTTTACGTGCGCGGGATGCCGGTCATGTCCCATAGTCCGAGAATACCGGGTCACCACGCCATCATCTCGGCCAAAGGCGGGCTTGTGCGGCCGCGCAGGGCCCTTTACGGGATCGACGAGGAGCTCGACGACGCCGGAGCCAACAAGCGCGCAAGGTACTGGCTCGGAGACCAGTTTGCCGAGCGCGTCATGgcggatgacgacgacatggAGGCCGATGATGGTCTAATATGGAATCGCGATGCTGACGGTGACGTCAACTGCAACTATCACGATGACGATTATGATGACTATGATATTGAGAGCCTGGGGGATtatgacgaggacgaagaccTCGAAGAcgcggaagaagatgaccaTGACAACAAGAACACTAATGGTGGTCGGAGTCAAGCTTCGGCCGCCAAGGGTGGATGGCGCTCTGAGAATGTTCCGTACCGGGGAGTCAGTGAGGATATTGCGTCGAGGATGGAGATTGATGTTTAG
- a CDS encoding gamma-cysteine synthetase regulatory subunit, with protein sequence MTKLILSTGNIISGGPSIVRKPGASNLELVNSLKVSFQDAQLDYADEIENLNANGTTKTTTTTTNGTSNGVHEATNGDSNTTDPVAGPLYWTAQDQKNNTIFVPRIDWETAALSEERSQYDITVKIFFLPTTTPDVSRRAQYTTEAMELVLKELGGIPDVDLLVVSFPGMSFDGDCEWEADKLNASQGDDESEIATWQAAVEELHRQGLVKRLGISEFGTEKLARFIKRVAIPPAVDQINLKNCCNVPPPLATLAKEQNVELLVHSDCTDILPEGTLRELLGPQGAGLLADPATGSGGLTGNLTPQWVIKYTAVVKNRGVIENKGYFAGAELN encoded by the exons ATGACCAAGTTAATACTTTCTACCGG AAACATCATTTCCGGCGGGCCCTCCATTGTTCGCAAGCCCGGCGCATCCAACCTCGAACTCGTAAACTCTCTGAAAGTCAGCTTCCAAGATGCGCAACTAGACTACGCCGACGAGATTGAGAACCTGAACGCGAATGgaacgacgaagacgacgacgactacgACCAATGGCACCAGCAATGGCGTCCACGAAGCCACAAATGGCGATAGCAACACTACCGACCCCGTAGCAGGCCCGCTCTACTGGACGGCGCAAGACCAGAAAAACAATACAATCTTCGTGCCCCGCATCGACTGGGAAACCGCCGCACTCTCTGAAGAGCGTTCGCAGTACGACATTACCGTCAAGATTTTCTTCCTGCCCACTACAACGCCCGACGTTTCCAGGCGGGCGCAATACACAACCGAAGCAATGGAGCTAGTGCTCAAAGAGCTCGGAGGGATCCCAGACGTCGACCTGCTCGTCGTTTCCTTCCCGGGCATGTCCTTCGACGGCGACTGCGAGTGGGAGGCCGACAAGCTGAACGCTTCGCAGGGTGACGACGAGTCCGAGATTGCGACTTGGCAGGCGGCCGTCGAGGAGCTGCACCGCCAGGGACTGGTGAAAAGGCTAGGCATATCCGAGTTTGGCACCGAGAAGCTGGCGCGGTTCATTAAGCGCGTGGCAATCCCGCCGGCGGTGGACCAAATCAACCTCAAGAACTGCTGCAacgtgccgccgccgctggcgACGCTGGCTAAGGAACAAAATGTGGAGTTGTTGGTGCATAGCGATTGCACGGACATCTTGCCCGAGGGAACGCTGAGGGAACTCCTGGGCCCGCAGGGTGCTGGGCTTCTGGCTGACCCAGCGACGGGCAGCGGCGGCTTGACGGGAAACCTCACGCCACAATGGGTGATTAAGTACACGGCTGTGGTGAAGAATAGGGGCGTGATTGAGAATAAGGGATACTTTGCCGGTGCCGAGTTGAACTGA
- a CDS encoding protein phosphatase 2C isoform gamma, variant, producing MGQTLSEPVVEKASATGGDERLIYGVSAMQGWRISMEDAHTTVLDLLANNPKEAKDHSQKLSFFGVFDGHGGDKVALFAGANIHDIIAKQDTFKTGNYEQALKDGFLATDRAILNDPKYEEEVSGCTACVGLITDEKIFVANAGDSRSVLGVKGRAKPLSFDHKPQNEGEKARITAAGGFVDFGRVNGNLALSRAIGDFEFKKSAELAPEQQIVTAYPDVMVHDLADDDEFLVLACDGIWDCQSSQAVVEFVRRGIAAKQDLDKICENMMDNCLASNSETGGVGCDNMTMIIVGFLRGRTKEEWYEEIAKRVANGDGPCAPPEYGRETTSP from the exons ATGGGCCAGACGCTTTCTGAGCCCGTCGTCGAAAAG GCGTCGGCAACTGGCGGGGATGAGCGGCTCATCTACGGCGTGTCGGCCATGCAGGGCTGGCGTATCAGCATGGAGGATGCGCACACGACAGTCCTCGACCTACTAGCCAACAACcccaaggaggccaaggaccACAGTCAAAAGCTCTCCTTCTTCGGCGTTTTTGACGGCCACGGCGGCGACAAGGTAGCATTATTCGCGGGCGCCAACATCCACGACATCATTGCGAAGCAGGACACATTTAAGACCGGCAACTACGAGCAGGCCCTCAAGGACGGCTTTTTGGCAACTGACCGGGCAATTCTAAATG ATCCCAAatacgaggaggaggtttcTGGGTGCACCGCATGCGTCGGTCTTATTACCGATGAAAAAATCTTTGTG GCCAACGCTGGCGATTCGAGATCCGTACTGGGCGTAAAGGGCCGCGCGAAACCTTTGTCTTTCGACCACAAGCCCCAGAATGAAG GCGAGAAGGCTCGTATCACTGCTGCTGGCGGTTTCGTCGACTTTGGTCGCGTGAACGGAAATTTGGCTCTCTCGAGAGCTATTGGCGATTTTGAGTTCAAGAAGAGCGCCGAGCTGGCACCCGAGCAGCAGATCGTTACCGCATACCCCGATGTTATGGTCCACGACTTggccgacgatgacgagttCCTCGTACTTGCTTGCGACG GTATCTGGGATTGCCAGTCTTCCCAAGCGGTTGTCGAGTTCGTCAGGCGAGGCATTGCCGCCAAGCAGGATTTGGACAAGATCTGTGAAAACATGATGGACAACTGCCTGGCCTCCAACTCGGAGACGGGCGGCGTTGGTTGCGACAACATGACCATGATCATTGTTGGTTTCCTCAGGGGACGGACTAAGGAGGAGTGGTATGAGGAAATTGCCAAGCGCGTCGCCAACGGTGACGGTCCTTGCGCTCCTCCCGAATATGGTAGGGAAACAACATCCCCCTGA